In the genome of Chryseobacterium oryzae, one region contains:
- a CDS encoding protein adenylyltransferase SelO — MNIDKIQQPFTEIFPGDFSGNTMQRNTPKVLFSLVKPVGFENTTLIHFNEELSEEIGLGKFEDQDIPFLTASDLPQNIKTYATAYAGHQFGNWAGQLGDGRAIFAGEIINDFGQKTEIQWKGAGATPYSRHADGRAVLRSSVREYLMSEAMFHLGVPTTRALSLALSGENVVRDMMYNGNPESEKGAVVIRTAESFLRFGHFELISAQKEYDTLRNLADFAIANYFKDIKSEGVEKYKDFFAQICKRTADLVVEWYRVGFVHGVMNTDNMSVLGLTIDYGPYSMMDEYDLNFTPNTTDLPGRRYAFGKQGQISQWNLWQLANSLFPLIKDEKFLEETLNQYGNYFWEAHDTMLCKKFGFDELEKNDEEFFSNWQGLMHELQFDYTLFFHEIEKMRNEKDVDFEAVSYGSLDQNKKDKLNHFLESYQNRLLDNTFSREDSLEIMKKNNPKFILRNYILFECIEEINEGKKELFEKLISALKNPYKEIYPEFSIKRPSKYDDVSGCSMLSCSS, encoded by the coding sequence ATGAACATCGACAAAATACAGCAACCTTTTACTGAGATTTTTCCCGGAGATTTTTCAGGAAATACCATGCAGAGAAACACTCCGAAAGTTCTTTTTTCTTTGGTGAAACCTGTTGGGTTTGAAAATACAACACTTATTCATTTTAATGAAGAACTGTCCGAAGAAATAGGACTTGGAAAATTTGAGGATCAAGATATTCCGTTTTTAACAGCTTCAGATTTACCACAAAATATTAAAACTTATGCAACTGCCTATGCGGGACATCAATTTGGGAATTGGGCAGGACAACTTGGAGACGGGCGTGCAATTTTTGCAGGAGAAATTATTAATGATTTCGGGCAGAAAACAGAAATCCAATGGAAAGGAGCAGGAGCCACACCATACTCACGTCATGCAGATGGAAGAGCGGTTTTAAGATCTTCAGTTAGAGAATATTTAATGAGTGAAGCCATGTTTCATCTGGGAGTTCCTACAACAAGAGCTTTAAGTCTCGCTTTGAGTGGAGAAAACGTGGTTCGAGATATGATGTACAATGGTAATCCAGAGTCGGAAAAAGGTGCAGTAGTCATCAGAACCGCAGAAAGTTTTCTCCGATTTGGTCATTTTGAATTAATTTCTGCACAAAAAGAATACGATACGCTTCGAAATTTGGCAGATTTTGCTATAGCCAATTATTTTAAGGATATAAAATCTGAAGGAGTTGAAAAATACAAAGATTTTTTTGCTCAAATATGTAAAAGAACAGCAGATTTAGTAGTAGAATGGTATAGGGTGGGGTTTGTACACGGTGTTATGAATACCGATAATATGTCAGTTCTTGGGTTAACCATAGATTATGGTCCATATTCTATGATGGATGAATATGATTTGAATTTTACTCCCAATACAACAGATTTGCCCGGCAGAAGATATGCTTTCGGAAAACAGGGACAGATTTCGCAATGGAATTTGTGGCAGTTAGCTAACTCTTTATTTCCTTTAATAAAAGATGAAAAATTTTTAGAAGAAACATTAAATCAGTACGGAAATTACTTTTGGGAAGCGCATGATACAATGTTATGCAAAAAATTTGGGTTTGATGAACTGGAAAAAAATGATGAAGAATTTTTCAGCAATTGGCAAGGGCTTATGCATGAATTGCAATTCGATTACACATTGTTTTTCCATGAAATTGAAAAGATGCGTAACGAAAAAGATGTTGATTTCGAAGCTGTGAGTTATGGATCTTTAGATCAAAATAAAAAAGACAAGCTTAATCATTTCCTTGAAAGTTATCAAAATAGACTGTTGGACAATACTTTCTCAAGAGAAGATTCTTTAGAAATTATGAAAAAAAATAATCCGAAATTTATTCTTCGAAATTATATTCTCTTCGAATGTATTGAAGAAATTAATGAAGGAAAGAAAGAATTGTTTGAAAAACTAATTTCAGCACTAAAAAACCCGTATAAAGAAATTTATCCTGAATTTTCCATCAAAAGACCCTCAAAGTATGATGATGTTTCAGGATGTTCTATGCTTTCATGCAGTTCTTAG
- a CDS encoding SGNH/GDSL hydrolase family protein, whose translation MKKIIISTLAISALLFTTSCKTDFDTDVKDIAVTNGEANFSKYVALGNSLTSGFRDNALYIDGQNESYPLILSNQMKLAGGGAFKQPMMPNNSGGFSNLANPATGDFYGKIVLGVGCNNALAPKPSAPGAALDNISTGGPYQNLGIPGAKSFHLGLSSYGMLNPYYTRFSTGVSPINAAVSQAPTFFSLWIGNNDVLSYATSGGTGVDQTGNANVTTYGNNDITDPTLYKSVINTYVTALTANGAKGVLANIPNVTSIPFFTTVPSKPISNLTDSQASQLNTAYAPYNAGILQLKSMGVISDAEYQSRVIKFTAGSVANGAVILDKDLKDLTGLNPALKSYRQTTSEDFIILPAANLIKPFDATCNPQGMSAGTAVPLADKYVLTQKETLKVITATKAYNDALKDIAASKGLAYVDANTKMNELGGQSGIVWDGVRYSAKFVTGGAFSLDGVHLTGRGYAIIANEFIKAINAKYKSTLPQVDPNKYSGITFP comes from the coding sequence ATGAAAAAAATTATAATATCAACATTAGCTATATCCGCACTTCTTTTTACAACAAGTTGTAAAACAGATTTTGATACTGATGTAAAAGATATAGCTGTTACAAATGGTGAAGCAAACTTCTCGAAATATGTAGCACTTGGAAACTCACTTACTTCAGGCTTTAGAGATAATGCATTGTATATTGACGGACAGAACGAATCTTATCCGTTAATTCTCTCTAACCAGATGAAACTTGCAGGAGGAGGTGCATTTAAACAACCTATGATGCCAAACAATTCGGGAGGATTTTCTAATCTTGCCAATCCTGCGACAGGAGATTTTTATGGCAAAATTGTTTTAGGTGTTGGATGTAATAATGCATTAGCACCAAAACCATCTGCACCCGGAGCAGCTTTGGACAATATCTCTACTGGAGGCCCTTACCAAAACCTTGGAATTCCTGGAGCCAAGTCATTTCATCTAGGACTTAGCAGTTACGGAATGCTAAACCCTTACTATACAAGATTTTCTACAGGGGTAAGTCCGATAAACGCCGCAGTTTCTCAAGCTCCAACATTTTTCTCATTATGGATAGGAAATAACGATGTCCTTTCTTACGCCACAAGTGGAGGAACAGGAGTAGACCAAACAGGTAATGCTAATGTAACAACTTATGGCAATAATGACATTACAGATCCTACCCTTTACAAATCAGTAATCAACACTTACGTAACAGCACTTACTGCAAATGGTGCTAAAGGTGTATTAGCAAATATTCCGAATGTAACATCAATTCCTTTTTTCACTACAGTTCCTAGTAAGCCAATTTCTAACCTTACTGATTCACAAGCGAGCCAACTGAACACAGCTTATGCTCCTTACAATGCAGGAATTCTACAGTTGAAATCTATGGGGGTAATTTCAGATGCAGAATATCAAAGCAGAGTAATTAAATTTACCGCAGGAAGCGTTGCCAACGGTGCCGTAATTTTAGACAAAGATCTGAAAGACTTAACAGGATTGAATCCGGCACTTAAATCTTACAGACAGACAACAAGCGAAGATTTCATCATATTACCTGCTGCAAATCTTATCAAACCTTTCGATGCGACATGCAATCCTCAAGGAATGAGCGCAGGAACTGCAGTTCCTTTAGCAGACAAATATGTACTTACACAAAAAGAAACTTTAAAAGTTATAACTGCTACAAAGGCTTACAATGATGCCCTTAAAGATATTGCAGCTTCTAAAGGACTTGCTTATGTTGATGCAAATACGAAGATGAATGAACTTGGAGGACAATCTGGTATTGTGTGGGATGGAGTAAGATACAGTGCTAAATTTGTAACAGGCGGAGCTTTCTCTTTAGATGGAGTTCATTTAACCGGAAGAGGGTATGCCATTATAGCAAACGAGTTTATTAAAGCAATTAATGCTAAATACAAATCTACCCTTCCACAAGTAGATCCTAACAAATATTCTGGGATTACCTTCCCATAA
- a CDS encoding transglycosylase domain-containing protein: protein MEQNNQNTSSTGNKFPLPPKKNQKNTAWKRWVKIIWVGFIAVVLGISGLFFAVSQGFLGEMPDVKELENPDIYVASQIFSSDGVLLGKFEKEKTQPVEYKNLPPYLIYALQAKEDERFKEHSGIDLQSVVRAVVFRGGRGGGSTITQQLAKLLFTKEPSKNSVKRAIQKLKEWVVAVSLEKRYTKEEIITLYFNKFDFTHNANGIEMASKIYFNKSASQLTLPEAAVFVSMLEAPNANNPLRHNSARPKERRDVVLKQMLETGYIDQPTYEKAVATPIVTDYRPIKDITDDYSAYYKFYLRKEIDKYLKDYEKDTGKKLNLYKDGLKIYVTLDSKMQKYAEEAIKEHLTDLQRRFDAEQRGRKDRPFYKLNSTQINNLMMQAVKRTGRYKQMVAENMPEDSILMEFHKPVKMTRFTWAGEEEVEMSPWDSIRYHKQIAQAGLMSMVPGTGEIKAWVGGINWQHFQYDHIKQGKRQVGSTFKPFVYATAIMKLGLTPCSTISNASYRKGTWNVVGSGGMLTLKNALAHSKNPVAVRLAEMAGTQSVIQTARDLGVTEEISTSLPMALGSSDITIYEMLGAYSTFANYGNYNKPEMIWRIEDVNGRVIKEVNQDPKEVMNPNYAYTMIELMKGVAEFGTASGELGRRGISKAVEIAGKTGTTQNNSDGWFMGMVPKLATGAWVGWEDRATHFLGTGEGQGAKMALPIWAIYMKKVWADKSLKISPDDKFVKPSDWKDGCSNLQGLGGGYGDEGGLQTIDDLKNPRPADNSPKNNSGKKEENINENLNTGENIDFNK, encoded by the coding sequence ATGGAACAAAATAATCAAAATACAAGCAGTACGGGAAATAAGTTCCCGCTTCCTCCTAAAAAAAATCAAAAAAATACTGCTTGGAAAAGATGGGTGAAAATCATCTGGGTAGGTTTTATTGCAGTGGTTTTAGGGATTTCGGGACTCTTTTTTGCGGTCTCGCAAGGTTTTTTGGGCGAAATGCCGGATGTGAAAGAGTTGGAAAATCCGGATATTTATGTAGCGTCTCAGATATTTTCTTCAGATGGAGTTCTGTTAGGGAAATTTGAGAAAGAAAAAACACAGCCGGTTGAGTACAAAAATCTTCCGCCTTATCTTATTTATGCTTTGCAGGCAAAAGAAGATGAACGTTTTAAAGAACACTCTGGGATAGATTTGCAGTCGGTGGTAAGAGCTGTAGTTTTCAGAGGTGGAAGAGGTGGTGGATCTACCATTACCCAACAGCTTGCAAAATTGCTTTTTACCAAAGAACCCTCCAAGAACTCTGTTAAAAGAGCGATTCAAAAGCTTAAAGAATGGGTAGTAGCAGTAAGTCTCGAAAAAAGATATACTAAAGAAGAAATCATAACTTTATATTTCAATAAGTTCGATTTTACCCACAATGCCAATGGTATTGAAATGGCATCTAAAATTTACTTCAACAAATCTGCTTCTCAGCTCACATTACCAGAAGCTGCGGTATTTGTGTCTATGTTGGAGGCTCCAAATGCCAATAATCCTCTTCGTCATAATAGTGCAAGACCAAAAGAAAGAAGAGATGTCGTTTTAAAGCAGATGCTGGAAACAGGTTATATCGACCAGCCAACGTATGAAAAAGCAGTTGCAACTCCAATTGTAACAGACTATCGTCCAATAAAAGATATTACCGATGATTATTCTGCGTACTATAAATTTTATTTGAGAAAAGAAATAGATAAATATCTTAAAGACTACGAAAAAGATACGGGTAAGAAACTTAATCTTTATAAAGATGGTTTGAAGATATATGTTACTTTAGATTCCAAAATGCAGAAGTATGCAGAAGAAGCCATTAAAGAACATTTAACAGACCTTCAAAGAAGATTCGATGCAGAACAGAGAGGAAGAAAAGACAGACCTTTTTATAAACTGAACTCCACTCAAATAAATAATTTGATGATGCAGGCTGTTAAAAGAACAGGTCGTTATAAACAAATGGTTGCAGAAAATATGCCTGAAGATTCAATCTTAATGGAATTTCATAAACCCGTTAAAATGACAAGGTTTACTTGGGCAGGAGAAGAAGAAGTAGAAATGAGCCCTTGGGATTCAATAAGATATCATAAGCAAATTGCACAGGCGGGGTTAATGTCTATGGTTCCGGGAACAGGAGAAATTAAAGCATGGGTTGGAGGAATCAATTGGCAGCATTTCCAGTATGACCACATCAAACAAGGGAAAAGACAGGTAGGATCTACTTTTAAACCATTTGTATATGCAACTGCAATCATGAAATTAGGTTTAACTCCATGTTCAACAATTTCTAATGCATCTTACAGAAAAGGAACCTGGAATGTTGTAGGTTCTGGTGGAATGTTAACACTTAAAAATGCTTTGGCTCATTCTAAAAACCCTGTTGCTGTTAGATTGGCAGAAATGGCAGGTACTCAGAGTGTTATTCAGACTGCAAGAGATTTGGGAGTTACGGAAGAAATATCTACCAGTTTACCGATGGCGCTTGGATCTTCCGATATCACAATTTATGAAATGTTGGGAGCCTACAGTACTTTTGCCAACTATGGTAATTACAACAAACCTGAAATGATTTGGCGTATAGAAGATGTAAATGGTAGAGTTATTAAAGAAGTAAATCAGGATCCCAAAGAGGTAATGAACCCTAATTATGCTTACACCATGATTGAATTGATGAAAGGTGTGGCAGAATTTGGTACAGCCTCCGGAGAATTAGGAAGAAGAGGAATATCTAAAGCTGTTGAAATTGCAGGAAAAACAGGTACTACACAAAATAATTCCGATGGTTGGTTTATGGGTATGGTACCGAAACTGGCAACCGGAGCTTGGGTAGGATGGGAAGACAGAGCTACTCACTTTTTAGGAACTGGTGAAGGGCAGGGAGCGAAAATGGCATTACCAATTTGGGCAATTTATATGAAGAAAGTATGGGCAGATAAGAGTCTTAAAATTTCTCCAGACGATAAATTTGTAAAACCAAGTGATTGGAAAGATGGCTGTAGCAATCTTCAAGGTTTAGGTGGTGGATATGGTGACGAAGGTGGTTTACAAACCATAGATGATCTCAAAAATCCTAGACCTGCAGATAATTCACCTAAAAATAACTCAGGTAAGAAAGAAGAAAACATCAATGAGAATCTCAACACAGGAGAAAATATTGATTTTAATAAGTAA
- a CDS encoding ribose-phosphate pyrophosphokinase: MADQQSYLFSTRTSKDLAEKIAQYYGKELGKIIIQEFSDGEFEPVLDESVRGGRVFLIGSTFPPADNLLELLLMIDAAKRASAKSITVVLPYFGLARQDRKDKPRAPIGAKLVANLLTAAGATRIMTMDLHADQIQGFFEIPVDHLYASTIFVDYIRDLKMENLTIASPDMGGAKRAKNYAGHLGADVVIAYKERKKANVVEEMFLIGDVEGKNVILIDDMIDTAGTLCKAADILMEKGAKSVRAMATHGVLSGKAYENIENSKLLEVIVTDSIPVKTSLSSKIKVLSCAPLFADVMKMVHEHQSISSKFVI; encoded by the coding sequence ATGGCTGATCAACAAAGTTATCTGTTTTCAACAAGAACGAGCAAGGATCTTGCAGAAAAAATCGCCCAGTATTATGGGAAAGAGTTAGGAAAAATCATCATTCAGGAATTTAGCGACGGAGAATTCGAGCCTGTTTTGGACGAATCCGTAAGAGGAGGAAGAGTATTTCTTATAGGATCTACATTTCCGCCGGCAGACAATCTTTTGGAGCTACTTCTCATGATTGACGCTGCAAAAAGAGCATCTGCAAAAAGCATTACTGTAGTACTTCCTTATTTTGGTTTGGCAAGACAAGACAGAAAAGATAAACCAAGAGCTCCTATCGGTGCAAAACTGGTTGCTAATCTTTTAACAGCTGCCGGAGCAACAAGAATTATGACAATGGATCTCCATGCAGATCAAATTCAGGGGTTCTTCGAGATCCCTGTGGATCACCTTTATGCTTCTACCATTTTCGTAGATTATATTAGAGATCTTAAAATGGAGAATCTTACCATTGCATCTCCAGATATGGGAGGCGCGAAAAGAGCAAAAAATTATGCCGGTCACCTAGGAGCCGATGTTGTAATTGCTTATAAGGAGAGAAAAAAGGCAAATGTAGTTGAAGAAATGTTCCTTATTGGAGATGTTGAAGGTAAAAACGTTATTCTTATCGACGACATGATAGATACTGCCGGTACACTTTGTAAAGCTGCAGATATTTTAATGGAAAAAGGAGCAAAATCTGTGAGAGCAATGGCTACACATGGTGTACTTTCGGGAAAAGCTTATGAGAATATAGAGAACTCAAAATTATTGGAAGTTATTGTAACTGACTCAATTCCTGTAAAAACATCTTTGTCATCTAAAATAAAAGTGCTATCTTGCGCCCCATTATTTGCAGATGTTATGAAGATGGTGCACGAGCATCAATCTATCAGCAGTAAGTTTGTTATTTAA
- the ricT gene encoding PSP1 domain-containing protein, with protein sequence MSCGCKTSGDSGHSCGTKSANGCENVNTCGNSYKLSVFDWLSNIQNPSSNRYDFVEVRFKNDRKSFYKNVNNIPLHIGSVVTVESSPGHDVGVVSLTGELVKIQMKKKRFSDEGAPKIYRLANQKDIEIWQEARKKEESVKIESRKISHRLGLEMKITDVEYQGDASKVTFYYTADSRVDFRMLIKELAGTFRTKIDMKQIGFRQEAAKVGGIGSCGRELCCSTWLTDFRSVNTNVARYQQLSINPQKLAGQCGKLKCCLNYELDSYLDALSDFPSSSTTLETEKGKAFCIKIDVFKKKMWFAYVDSSMAWYDFDVALVKKLISQNKKGERTLPLEELKQPELAVQTVDLIQENSVDRFEKKNRGSNRNRNQNKPNNSQNGNRKNRPESTDKNVRAEKSERPVRQERSTKPNSNSANTPKPQQKQSPKPVSEKTEAIVANDSEKKPQNQQPKKKFKKKFPPKKDNNA encoded by the coding sequence ATGAGTTGTGGATGTAAAACATCCGGCGATTCTGGGCATTCATGCGGAACAAAATCTGCGAATGGCTGTGAAAATGTAAATACCTGCGGTAATAGTTATAAATTAAGTGTTTTCGACTGGCTTTCAAATATTCAAAATCCATCATCTAATAGGTATGATTTTGTTGAAGTTAGATTTAAAAATGACAGAAAATCCTTTTATAAAAATGTAAATAATATTCCTTTACATATAGGTAGCGTTGTAACAGTAGAATCTAGTCCGGGGCACGATGTGGGCGTAGTAAGTCTCACAGGCGAATTGGTGAAAATTCAGATGAAGAAAAAAAGATTTTCGGATGAAGGAGCACCCAAAATATACAGGCTTGCCAACCAAAAAGATATAGAAATTTGGCAGGAAGCCAGAAAAAAAGAAGAAAGTGTAAAAATAGAATCCCGTAAAATATCGCACAGATTGGGTCTTGAAATGAAGATTACAGATGTGGAATATCAGGGAGATGCTTCTAAAGTTACATTTTATTATACAGCAGATAGCAGGGTAGATTTCCGAATGCTTATTAAGGAGCTTGCAGGAACTTTCCGTACCAAAATTGATATGAAACAAATCGGTTTCCGACAAGAAGCCGCAAAAGTTGGAGGAATAGGATCTTGTGGAAGAGAATTATGCTGTTCTACTTGGTTAACAGACTTCAGATCAGTAAATACAAATGTAGCAAGATATCAGCAATTAAGCATCAATCCTCAGAAATTGGCGGGACAGTGCGGAAAGCTGAAATGTTGTCTGAATTACGAACTAGACAGTTACTTGGATGCATTAAGCGATTTTCCATCTTCGTCTACAACACTTGAAACTGAAAAAGGAAAGGCTTTTTGTATTAAAATTGATGTTTTCAAGAAGAAAATGTGGTTTGCGTATGTCGATAGTTCTATGGCATGGTACGATTTTGATGTAGCTTTGGTAAAAAAGCTGATTTCTCAAAATAAAAAAGGCGAAAGAACGTTACCTCTTGAAGAATTGAAACAGCCTGAATTGGCAGTTCAGACCGTGGATCTTATTCAGGAAAACAGTGTAGACCGATTCGAGAAAAAGAACCGAGGTTCCAACCGAAACAGAAATCAGAACAAACCGAACAATAGCCAGAACGGAAATAGAAAGAACCGTCCTGAATCGACGGATAAAAACGTACGTGCTGAGAAAAGTGAAAGACCGGTAAGACAAGAAAGAAGTACAAAACCGAATTCTAATTCTGCAAACACTCCAAAACCGCAGCAAAAGCAATCTCCAAAACCGGTATCGGAAAAAACAGAGGCAATAGTTGCTAACGATAGTGAGAAAAAACCTCAAAATCAGCAGCCTAAAAAGAAATTTAAAAAGAAATTTCCTCCCAAAAAAGATAATAATGCGTAA
- a CDS encoding OmpP1/FadL family transporter: MKKILISTALLAGVLSYAGGFRVSLQGVKQLAMAHTSAHAEDASVAFFNPAGMSFIPSKLSIVAGGFGASNKVTFQNLNTLSSAETDNPLGTPIYAAIAYKPAKNISVGFSFSTPFGSTVQYPNDWEGKELVQKMELKSFYFQPMVSVKMTDWLSFGASYIYAKGKVDWDKAVTQFGGTVNINDNKASGHGYGFGFYFRPDPSFDMSIAYRSPVDMKAKNGTATFKAPSQNTVNALLGLNSAGQDSFTATLPLVEEYTIGMTYKATSKWLISADFNYHGWGRYSKLTLDFANAPIGNQADPTVLVAPKNFKNSKTFRLGTQYAFSNMIYGRLGAYYDESPYSDENFIPETPSFNTYVVTGGLGFKLKQFGVDVAGGYAMPQARDVKNPNIGFYGQAKAKAFYFGLGLSYNVFN, encoded by the coding sequence ATGAAAAAAATATTAATATCCACCGCTTTATTGGCTGGTGTTTTATCTTATGCGGGAGGCTTCAGGGTTTCTCTGCAAGGTGTAAAGCAATTGGCAATGGCTCATACAAGTGCTCATGCTGAAGATGCAAGTGTAGCATTCTTCAACCCTGCGGGAATGTCGTTCATTCCTTCCAAATTGAGTATTGTAGCCGGAGGTTTCGGGGCAAGCAATAAGGTTACTTTTCAAAATCTAAACACCTTAAGCAGTGCAGAAACCGACAACCCTCTTGGAACTCCTATCTATGCGGCAATTGCGTATAAACCAGCTAAAAATATTTCAGTAGGTTTTAGCTTCTCCACACCTTTTGGGAGCACGGTGCAATATCCTAACGATTGGGAAGGAAAAGAATTGGTTCAGAAAATGGAACTTAAAAGTTTCTATTTTCAGCCTATGGTTTCTGTGAAAATGACCGATTGGCTTTCTTTCGGAGCAAGTTATATTTATGCTAAAGGAAAAGTAGACTGGGATAAGGCTGTAACACAATTCGGAGGCACTGTTAATATTAATGATAATAAAGCCAGCGGACATGGTTACGGATTTGGTTTTTACTTCAGACCAGACCCTTCGTTTGATATGAGTATTGCCTACCGTTCTCCTGTAGACATGAAAGCAAAAAATGGTACAGCAACTTTTAAAGCTCCTTCTCAAAACACAGTAAATGCTCTTTTGGGACTAAACAGTGCAGGACAAGACAGTTTTACCGCAACACTCCCTCTTGTAGAAGAATACACCATTGGTATGACATACAAAGCCACTTCAAAATGGCTTATTTCTGCAGATTTTAATTATCACGGATGGGGAAGATACAGTAAACTTACTTTAGATTTCGCCAATGCTCCTATCGGAAATCAGGCAGATCCTACAGTTTTGGTAGCTCCTAAAAACTTCAAAAACTCTAAAACTTTCAGATTGGGAACCCAATATGCTTTCTCCAATATGATTTACGGTCGTTTAGGAGCATATTATGACGAATCTCCTTATTCAGATGAAAACTTCATCCCCGAAACGCCATCATTCAACACTTATGTAGTAACAGGAGGTCTTGGATTTAAACTGAAACAATTCGGTGTAGATGTTGCGGGAGGATATGCTATGCCACAGGCAAGAGATGTAAAAAACCCAAACATTGGTTTCTACGGACAGGCTAAAGCTAAAGCATTCTATTTTGGTCTTGGATTATCGTATAACGTTTTTAATTAA
- a CDS encoding gliding motility lipoprotein GldH, producing MRKISGFLLLMSIVACNASEDQVMMNHVDNKWDKKNQQKFNLDISDPENAKNIIFVVRNNNDYPYSNIRFIVNFTNLKTKKAEIDTLNYILANPNGEWLGTGFGETKETLFQYKLNYKFPAKGKYEIAVSQAMRNDALPGIEDLGIKVETAKTVSTNGTK from the coding sequence ATGCGTAAAATTTCAGGTTTTCTTCTTTTAATGAGTATTGTAGCATGTAATGCATCTGAAGATCAGGTAATGATGAATCATGTTGATAATAAATGGGATAAAAAAAATCAACAAAAATTTAATCTTGATATTTCCGATCCTGAAAATGCTAAAAATATTATATTTGTTGTAAGAAACAATAACGATTATCCTTACAGTAATATAAGATTTATCGTAAATTTTACCAATCTAAAAACCAAAAAAGCAGAGATAGATACGCTGAATTACATATTGGCAAATCCGAACGGAGAGTGGTTGGGAACGGGGTTTGGTGAAACGAAAGAAACATTATTTCAATATAAACTGAATTATAAATTTCCGGCAAAAGGGAAATATGAGATTGCAGTTTCTCAGGCAATGAGAAACGATGCACTTCCGGGAATTGAAGATTTAGGAATAAAAGTAGAAACGGCAAAAACCGTAAGTACAAATGGAACAAAATAA
- a CDS encoding T9SS type A sorting domain-containing protein — translation MKRTLLSAFVLIFSTSAFAQYWGTQNSGFSTASRGISGLEVFDSNVVWAFAYDGGSTNPPNVQEFTKTSNGGTTWTAGSINVGNPALTITNISGVSATTAWVGALLSTSSDGIGAVYKTTNGGVTWTAQQPFSTAGESFLNFVHAFDANNVIAGGDPENGEFELYTSSNGGTSWTRVASANIPNPQGSEYGYNAGYYAVGNNIFFYTNQGRVYKSTDKGLTWNVAFTGSSYGLTDFGGSSVNGDMAWSDANRGIVMKKTFTGTGSSATPTGLEIYRTTDGGTTWSSVTFTGINASNKINDITYIPGTNFLVATSTSGGSWKSLDNGTTWASLDTGVQHLAVRCSDVNTCFSGGFNTSSTAGGMFKSTQNLGVADVKKTKNSINAYPNPTKDFVSIKTDKKIVSSSLLDFSGKVVSKGDFSGKADLRSLEKGIYLLKVEFVDGTSAIEKIIKE, via the coding sequence ATGAAAAGAACTTTACTTTCTGCTTTTGTATTAATATTTTCTACATCAGCATTTGCTCAGTATTGGGGCACACAGAATTCCGGATTCAGTACGGCATCCAGAGGAATTTCAGGATTAGAAGTTTTCGATTCTAATGTTGTTTGGGCTTTTGCTTATGATGGAGGATCTACGAATCCACCGAATGTTCAGGAGTTTACTAAAACGTCTAATGGTGGTACTACTTGGACTGCGGGTAGTATTAATGTTGGAAACCCTGCACTTACCATTACAAATATCTCTGGAGTAAGTGCCACTACAGCATGGGTTGGTGCATTATTGTCTACTTCAAGCGATGGTATAGGAGCTGTTTATAAAACAACAAATGGCGGAGTAACTTGGACGGCTCAACAACCTTTTTCAACAGCTGGAGAATCTTTTTTGAATTTTGTACATGCTTTTGATGCTAATAATGTAATTGCCGGAGGAGATCCTGAAAATGGAGAATTTGAACTTTATACTTCTTCTAATGGAGGAACTTCTTGGACTAGAGTTGCTTCAGCAAACATTCCAAACCCGCAAGGCTCGGAATACGGATACAATGCGGGATATTATGCCGTAGGAAATAATATATTCTTTTATACTAATCAGGGTAGAGTTTATAAGTCTACCGATAAAGGTTTAACATGGAATGTAGCATTTACAGGATCTTCTTATGGATTAACAGATTTTGGAGGATCTAGCGTAAATGGTGATATGGCTTGGAGTGATGCTAACAGAGGTATTGTGATGAAGAAAACATTTACAGGAACAGGAAGCTCTGCTACACCAACTGGATTGGAAATTTACAGAACTACTGATGGTGGAACTACTTGGTCTTCAGTAACCTTTACGGGTATTAATGCTTCAAATAAAATAAATGACATAACATATATTCCAGGAACAAATTTTTTGGTTGCAACAAGTACATCGGGAGGATCGTGGAAGAGTTTAGATAATGGTACAACTTGGGCATCTCTTGATACCGGTGTGCAACATTTGGCTGTAAGATGTTCCGATGTGAATACATGTTTCTCAGGAGGTTTCAATACTTCTTCTACCGCGGGCGGAATGTTTAAGTCGACACAAAACCTCGGTGTTGCAGATGTTAAAAAAACTAAAAATTCTATAAATGCTTATCCTAATCCAACAAAAGATTTTGTTAGTATTAAAACAGATAAAAAAATAGTATCTTCTTCATTATTAGATTTTTCAGGAAAAGTAGTTTCTAAAGGAGATTTCTCTGGTAAAGCAGATTTAAGGTCTTTAGAAAAAGGTATTTACCTTCTTAAAGTAGAGTTTGTAGATGGTACTTCCGCAATAGAAAAAATTATTAAAGAATAA